GCGCGGCGGCCGGCGGGGCTCCGCCCGGGACTGCCCCGGACCACCATCCTGGGCATGACGGTCTCGTTCTGACGGTGTTCTGAGCGCACCCGGAACGCCAACCGGCATTCCCGATTCAAGCAGGCATGATCTACTTCGACAACAATGCCACGACGGCCGTTGAACCGGCCGTGCTCGATCGGATGCTGCCGTTTTTCACGGAGCATTACGGAAATCCCTCCAACACGTCGCACGCGCTGGGATGGGCCGCCGATGAAGCGGTGAACCTGGCACGCGAGGATGTCGCCGGGCTGGTCGGCGGTTCGCCGGACGACGTGATTTTCACCGCCGGAGCCACCGAAGCCATCAATATGGCCATCCGGGGCGTGGCAGCCGCCGCGACGGGACGGCACATCGTGACCGTCGCCACAGAGCACAAGGCAGTGCTGGAAACCTGTCGCAGCCTGGAAGCCGACGGCTTCGAGATCACGGTCCTGCCGGTCAACGCGGACGGCGTGGTATCGGTGCGGGCGCTGGAGCGCGTGCTGCGACCGGATACCGTGCTGACCTGCGTGATGTGGGCCAACAACGAAACGGGCGCCGTCCAACCGGTGGAACGGATTGCCGCCGTTCTCGCCGACCACCCATCCCTGTTTTTCTGCGATGCGACGCAAGCGGTCGGCAAGCTTCCGATTTCCATGGACGGCGTGGATCTGCTGGCCCTTTCCGGCCACAAATTCTATGGTCCCAAGGGCGTTGGCGCGCTCCTGGCGAAGCCCTCGGTCCGCCTGGTACCCGTCG
The sequence above is drawn from the Rhodothermales bacterium genome and encodes:
- a CDS encoding cysteine desulfurase family protein codes for the protein MIYFDNNATTAVEPAVLDRMLPFFTEHYGNPSNTSHALGWAADEAVNLAREDVAGLVGGSPDDVIFTAGATEAINMAIRGVAAAATGRHIVTVATEHKAVLETCRSLEADGFEITVLPVNADGVVSVRALERVLRPDTVLTCVMWANNETGAVQPVERIAAVLADHPSLFFCDATQAVGKLPISMDGVDLLALSGHKFYGPKGVGALLAKPSVRLVPVVRGGGQEKSRRAGTLNVPGIVGLGAAAAVAGQRLDADRRAMQDRRDRFENAVLHHFPDARVNSAGAERLPQTSSIMFPDIKAADMMAQIGTVAVSTGSACSTGSGKPSHVLAAMGLDKQAAAGTVRFSMGRHTTDQEVDAVVRALAAFS